One window from the genome of Podospora pseudocomata strain CBS 415.72m chromosome 6, whole genome shotgun sequence encodes:
- a CDS encoding hypothetical protein (EggNog:ENOG503P3W7; COG:K) gives MPYNTTAIPPRKEVTGQTQLPLTRVKKIIAQDPDIQVCSNNAAFVITLATEMFVQYLAEQAQEKTKLERKPRRNIQYKDIANAVAHQDNLEFLEDVVPKTTSYKDVKGKAAAARTRVKGGDKPSGDQPEGGMPNGKKHKVAANGAGSSPDGGVQRSRILSTSDAGDPNAQLEAEAEAVVARRGGNDDGDVDMTG, from the coding sequence ATGCcctacaacaccaccgccatccccccccgCAAGGAAGTCACCGGCCAAACCcagctccccctcacccGCGTCAAAAAAATCATCGCCCAAGACCCCGACATCCAAGTCTGCTCCAACAACGCAGCCTTCGTCATCACCCTCGCGACCGAAATGTTCGTCCAGTACCTCGCCGAGCAAGCCCAGGAGAAAACAAAACTCGAGCGGAAACCCCGCCGAAACATCCAGTACAAAGACATTGCCAACGCCGTCGCCCACCAGGACAACTTGGAATTCCTCGAGGACGTGGTTCCCAAGACGACCTCCTACAAGGACGTCAAAGGCAaagccgctgctgccaggACGAGGGTCAAGGGCGGGGATAAACCGAGTGGGGATCAGCCTGAGGGGGGGATGCCCAATGGGAAGAAACACAAGGTCGCTGCCAATGGGGCTGGGAGTTCGCCGGATGGGGGAGTTCAACGGAGCAGGATTTTGAGCACGAGTGATGCTGGGGATCCGAACGCGCAGTTGGAGGctgaggcggaggcggttgttgcgaggaggggggggaatgatgatggggatgttgatATGACGGGCTAG
- the GEF1 gene encoding glycerol ethanol, ferric requiring protein (EggNog:ENOG503NU7S; COG:P) yields MNPQSRSTSYSSTLAPRAVRRPSVSSRLSFAVSNAERGENSNGQGMAVQHQIEEEIAKIKRYEDFTTIDWVQDAAREQLRRKSRRKRTAGLYDTGRFDWKQRILESYEAAQGWIVVTIIGAAIGLNAALLNIITEWLSDIKLGYCKTGFYLNENFCCWGEDNGCADWHRWTGFEPVNYVIYIIFAICFSFTAATLVKSYAPYAAGSGISEIKCIIAGFVMKGFLGFWTLLIKSIALPLAIGSGLSVGKEGPSVHYAVCTGNVISRMFTKYRRNASKTREILSACAAAGVAVAFGSPIGGVLFSLEEMSSYFPLKTMWRSYFCALVATAVLAAMNPFRTGQLVMFQVKYDRTWHFFEVVFYIIIGIFGGLYGAFVMKWNLRVQAFRKKYLSNYAILEATLLAAATAIVCYPNAFLRIEMTESMEILFLECEGAEDYHGLCEPDHRLRNVVSLLVATVVRVFFVIISYGCKVPAGIFVPSMAIGASFGRTVGIIVQALHEANPGSVFFSTCQPDVPCITPGTYAFLGAAAALSGIMHITVSVVVIMFELTGALTYILPTMIVVGVTKAVSELFGKGGIADRMIWFSGFPYLDNKEDHNFGVPVSHAMIADVVSIPSTGLTLKAVERLLSKDSYQGFPIVDDENNKILLGYIGRTELCYAAERARKERTLSPLAKCTFAPRTNIDPIPTIYAPATPSSSSAPYGEQHEPDYSTSTQTTIDFSPYIDLTPLSVHPRLPLETVMELFRKIGPRVVLIEHRGRLMGLVTVKDCLKYQFKAEAAEHGEREREMLGIEEEGQERVWEVMRGIAGWVSDRVSGWSGGRVRLRDSWEGSRGQEAGGILEGTEMELDEGGGGLEQDVEDDDGGGGTRRRGSTRR; encoded by the exons ATGAATCCGCAATCACGATCGACGTCCTACTCGTCGACCCTGGCACCACGAGCAGTGCGACGCCCGTCCGTCAGCTCGAGACTGTCCTTTGCGGTTTCCAACGCCgagaggggggagaacaGTAATGGCCAGGGGATGGCGGTGCAACACCAGATAGAGGAGGAGATAGCAAAGATCAAGCGCTACGAG GATTTCACAACCATCG ACTGGGTGCAAGACGCCGCCCGTGAACAACTACGCAGAAAGTCACGAAGGAAACGAACCGCGGGTCTCTACGACACAGGCCGATTCGACTGGAAGCAGAGGATACTAGAGTCTTACGAGGCAGCACAGGGATGGATCGTCGTAACCATCATCGGCGCCGCTATCGGCCTCAACGCcgcccttctcaacatcatcaccgaaTGGCTTTCCGACATCAAGCTTGGGTATTGCAAGACGGGGTTCTACCTGAACGAAAActtttgctgttggggggAAGACAACGGGTGCGCCGACTGGCATAGGTGGACGGGGTTTGAGCCAGTGAATTATGTTATTTATATCATATTTgcg ATTTGTTTCTCTTTTACGGCAGCGACGCTTGTCAAATCATACGCCCCCTACGCGGCTGGATCGGGCATCTCAGAGATCAAATGCATCATCGCAGGCTTTGTCATGAAGGGCTTTCTTGGTTTCTGgaccctcctcatcaaatcCATCGCCTTACCTCTCGCCATCGGTTCTGGTCTCTCGGTTGGAAAAGAAGGGCCCAGCGTCCACTACGCCGTCTGCACCGGCAACGTCATCTCGAGAATGTTTACCAAGTACAGACGAAACGCCTCCAAAACCAGGGAGATCCTCAGCGCGTGCGCCGCGGCAGGTGTGGCGGTTGCTTTTGGCAGTCCCATCGGAGGTGTGCTCTTCTCTCTTGAAGAGATGTCTAGTTACTTCCCCCTCAAGACAATGTGGCGCAGTTACTTTTGCGCTCTGGTCGCGACGGCTGTTCTCGCGGCCATGAACCCTTTTCGTACTGGACAGCTGGTTATGTTCCAGGTCAAGTACGACAGGACGTGGCACTTTTTCGAGGTGGTGTTTTACATCATCATTGGGATctttggggggttgtatGGTGCTTTTGTCATGAAGTGGAACCTGAGAGTGCAGGCGTTTCGGAAGAAGTACCTGTCCAACTACGCCATCTTGGAGGCGACGCTGCTGGCGGCCGCGACGGCGATTGTCTGCTACCCCAACGCGTTTCTGAGGATTGAGATGACGGAGAGCATGgagattttgtttttggagtGTGAAGGCGCGGAGGATTACCACGGGTTGTGCGAGCCGGATCATCGGCTGAGGAACGTGGTttcgttgttggtggctacggtggtgagggttttCTTTGTGATTATCTCGTATGGGTGCAAGGTGCCGGCTGGGATATTTGTGCCGAGTATGGCGATTGGGGCGTCGTTTGGGAGGACGGTGGGGATTATCGTGCAGGCGTTGCATGAGGCGAATCCGGGGAGCGTGTTCTTTTCGACGTGCCAGCCGGATGTGCCGTGCATCACGCCGGGGACGTATGCGTTTttgggggcggcggcggcgttgagCGGGATCATGCATATCACTGtttcggtggtggttattATGTTTGAGCTTACGGGGGCGCTGACTTACATCCTTCCGACGATGATTGTCGTCGGGGTGACCAAGGCAGTCAGCGAGttgtttgggaaggggggaataGCGGATAGGATGATCTGGTTCAGCGGGTTTCCCTATCTTGACAACAAGGAGGACCACAATTTTGGGGTGCCCGTGTCCCACGCTATGATTGCGGATGTGGTGTCGATCCCTTCGACGGGTCTCACGCTCAAGGCGGTGGAGCGACTCCTCTCCAAGGACTCTTACCAAGGTTTCCCAATTGTGGACGACGAAAACAACAAGATCCTGCTAGGTTACATTGGCCGGACGGAGCTCTGCTACGCGGCTGAGCGCGCGAGGAAAGAGAGGACCCTTTCGCCTCTGGCAAAGTGCACCTTTGCTCCTCGGACTAACATCGACCCAATCCCGACAATCTACGCCCCGGCCAccccttcttcgtcttccgCTCCATATGGGGAGCAACACGAACCAGACTACAGCACCTCGACCCAGACGACGATTGATTTCTCGCCTTATATCGACCTCACGCCCTTGTCGGTCCACCCTAGGTTGCCGCTGGAGACGGTGATGGAGCTGTTTCGAAAGATTGGcccgagggtggtgctgatcGAGCATAGGGGGCGCCTGATGGGGTTGGTCACGGTGAAGGACTGTCTGAAGTATCAGTTCAAGGCTGAGGCGGCGGAGCATggggagcgggagagggagatgctggggattgaggaggaggggcaggagagggtttgggaggttATGAGGGGGATTGCGGGGTGGGTCAGTGACAGGGTGTCGGGGTggagtggggggagggttaggTTGAGGGATAGCTGGGAGGGGAGTAGGGGGCAGGAGGCAGGGGGGATATTGGAGGGGACGGAGATGGAgcttgatgaggggggtggggggttggagcaggatgttgaggatgatgatggtggtgggggaacgaggcggagggggagtacAAGGAGGTGA